A window of Plantibacter sp. PA-3-X8 genomic DNA:
TCGAAGGGCCAGCAACGAAAGGCACACCATGACCCGCACCTGGCGAATCGTCATCGGCTCCGATGACGCCGGTTACGACTACAAGGAGATCCTCAAGCGCGACCTCGAGGCGAGCGACCTGGTCGCCTCCGTGGTCGACGTCGGGGTCGACGCCGACGGCCACACCAACTACCCGACCGTCGCGGTGACCGCGGCCGAGATCGTCGCCCGCGGCGAGGCCGACCGCGCGCTGCTCATCTGCGGCACGGGCCTCGGCGTCGCGATCGCGGCCAACAAGGTCCAGGGCATCCGAGCCGTCACCGC
This region includes:
- a CDS encoding ribose-5-phosphate isomerase; the protein is MTRTWRIVIGSDDAGYDYKEILKRDLEASDLVASVVDVGVDADGHTNYPTVAVTAAEIVARGEADRALLICGTGLGVAIAANKVQGIRAVTAHDGFSVERGVLSNDAQVLCMGQRVVGIELARRNVREWLTYEFDASSASNDKVQEISAYEAS